ATATCCGCGGCATGGGCAGCGATCTTATAGGCAATGAGGCCATTGCGCACATCCTCTGCATCCGGCAGACCTAGATGTTCTTTAGGAGTCACATAACAAAGCATGGCGGTGCCATACCAACCCGCCATCGCGGCCCCAATCGCAGACGTAATGTGGTCATACCCCGGCGCAATATCAGTGACCAACGGTCCGAGCACATAGAAAGGTGCTTCCGAGCATTCCTCCATTTGCTTGCGGACATTGAATTCAATTTGGTCCATGGGCACATGGCCTGGACCTTCCACCATCACCTGGACATCATGTTCCCAGGCTCGGCGGGTGAGTTGTCCTAAGGTCTTCAGCTCTGCCAGTTGGGCATCATCAGAGGCATCGTGGGTACAGCCAGGACGCAGGGAATCGCCTAAGCTAAAGGACACATCATGTTTTTTGAAGATTTCGATGATGTCATTGAAGCGGGTATACAGTGGATTTTGCTTATGATGATGCAGCATCCAGCGGGCCAGAATACCTCCGCCCCGAGAGACGATACCGGTGATGCGATCGCGCACCAAGGGCAAATGCTCAATCAAGATGCCAGCATGAATGGTTTGGTAGTCCACTCCTTGCTGGGCATGCTTGTCAATGATGTGCAAAAAGTCATCAGCCGTTAGATTTTCAATGTTGCCATGCACACTTTCTAGGGCTTGATAAATAGGCACTGTGCCAATTGGTACTGAAGATTCATTGATAATGGCAGTGCGAATTTCATCTAAGTTACCGCCGCCTGTAGACAAATCCATCACCGTATCGGCCCCGTACTTGACCGCTAGACGAAGCTTGTCGAGTTCTTCTTCGATATTGGACGAGTTAGGAGAAGCACCAATATTGGCATTCACCTTACATTTGGAGGCAATGCCAATGGCCATCGGTTCCAAATTAATGTGATTCACGTTGGCTGGAATAATCATCCGCCCCCGAGCCACTTCTTCTCGAATCAAATCAGCTGGAAGATTCTCCCGTTTGGCAACATAGTCCATTTCTTCCGTGACTTGGCCCTGTCGCGCATAGTGCATCTGACTGACATTGCTCTGTCCGCGACGGTTAGCAACCCATTGATGACGCATATTAAGTTCCTCGGATGAACAGCTTCCCTCCGCCGGTGCTAGCCGGTCTCAGGTTCTAAGGGTTTGATCTCAGCCGTAATACGGCACCCCTAGCTGACACAGATCCTAGCATTGACGGGCAAGGCCAACCTCTGCAATTTTGTTTAAGTTTTACAAGAATTTGTGGAGTTTTGTCCGTTTTCTAAAACAAGTCGGTCAGGGATCTCATATTAACGCTGCCATCAGTCATTTTTTGAGATAAGCACCCCCGGCCAAAAAAAGAGTGGCAACTCTTCGAAGAAACACAGTAGGCTGGCAAACGTAGGGCTATGCTGCCATTGCTGCGCTTCCCTTTAGTAATGGGTGACCGTTGCCGACCGATCTAGTCTAGCCAATCTTCAAACCGTCCGGAAAACAGTGATGAGACGACCGTACTTTAATTTGCGTCGATATAGCCGCTTGCTGAGTGTCGCTTTGGCTGTAGCTTTGCTGCAAGCCGGGCCCATGCTAGCGGCTGAGCGTATCTTTTTATCCTTTCTATTTCTAGAGCGTTCCATTCCGATTCGCGACTTAGAACTCTATGCCAAGGAAGGTCGCAAGAGCAAAGCTTTGGCACCTTATTTGGGCTACTTTACCCCGGAGCAACAAACTCAACTGCGAGCCAGCTTACAAGAGCGTCTCCCCCTCAACTCTGTCGCTATTGCCCAATTTCTCTACACCCCTGTGGGGGAAGCCTTGCTCAATCGGGTCCAACAGGTCGTGCGGACCAAGTCTGGACAAGGTAGTTTCTTCGCCCTCCGTTCTGCCTTGATTCTGGCGGCAAAAGATCCAGAAGGCTTAACGGCCCTGAGCGTTTTGCGCAATTTCCCCAATGCTGGCGTCCAAGTTGATGTTGATACTGCTCTGGAATTACTCAATCAAGTGCAAACAGCCGTCAAAACGACGAACACCACCGTTAACGCAGTCATTCAGCAATCTAAAGCAGAGCCCCAAGCCGATAGTCTAGCGGGCTGGTCTTTATCCCAGTCGGGTCTTTACGATTGGGAGCACATCACCTTAGACAACCTAAAGGATGAGAGTGAAAAGCGCATGAAATACACGGGCAAAGCCCGGGACTTTGCCGCCGATATATATTTCCCGACCACGGCTTCAGAGACGGCCTATCCGGTGCTCGTGATTTCCCACGGATTTAACTCGGATCGCACCACCTACGCCTACTTAGCCAAGCATTTAGCTTCTCATGGTTATGTCGTGATCATGCCTGAACATCCTGGCAGTAACGGTCAGCAAATTTTCGATCTATTGCAAGGGCGGGCTCAAGACGTCACGGATCCGACCGAATTTATCGATCGCCCCTTAGATGTCAGTTATCTCCTCGATCAACTGGCTCAGACATCTATTCCCGATCCACGCTTCAAAGGCAGTCTCAATTTAGAGCAGGTCGGTATCTTAGGCCATTCCTATGGGGGATATACCGCTTTTGCCTTAGCGGGGGCGACCCCTAACTACCCGCAGTTACAGAAGGCTTGCCAAACTGGCTTAGAGTCATCCCTCAACATTTCCCTCGCCTTACAGTGTCAAGCCCTACAAACGGCGGATAAAACCGTGGATTTGAAGGATTCAAGAATTCAATCCGTCGTGGCCATTAGCCCCATTGGCAGTAATTTATTTGGAGAATCGGGTTATCAAGCGGTTCAGGTTCCGGTGATGATCGTGGGTGGCAGTGCCGATACGATCGCACCCGTGCTACCGGAACAAATCCAGCCCTTTCAATGGTTAACAACCCCTGAAAAACGGCTCGTCCTCATTAACAATGGAAACCATAACTCTACGATCAATACCTCTGCCAGTTCTCCCGATGTTTTTTCTGCCTTAGGGACAGGCGACGGTCCAAGCCCATTAGGCCGTTACTATACCAAGGCCCTGAGTACAGCCTTCTTTGGTCGTTATGTTCAAGGTCAAGAACAGTTCACCTCGTTTCTCACCTCTAGCTATGCCGCCAATCTCAGTCGAGAACCCTTAACCTTGCATCTCACCCCCACTCTGACCTTCCCTGCAGCTCAAACCTCGCAGGACTCTTGAATGCTTGGTTTTTTGAATTTGCATAAGCCTACTGGCATGACCTCTCATGATTGTGTCGGCAAGGTCCGGCGGATCTGTGGCCTCAAGCGAGTCGGTCATGGGGGCACCCTGGATCCCTTGGCGACTGGCGTCTTGCCCATTGCCTTGGGACCCGCAACCCGCCTCCTACCCTATTTACCAGAACAGAAGGCGTATCAAGCCACGATTCGGTTTGGTCTGACCACCACCACGGATGATTTAGCTGGAGACATTCTGTCAGAACAGTCGGCTAACCATCTCGCTCAAGAGGTAGTTGAAAAAGCGCTACCGCAATTCCTCGGTTCCATCGAACAAAGACCACCTGCCTATAGTGCAATCCAGGTTCAAGGTCAGCGCTTATATGATTTAGCTCGCCAAGGCAAAAACGTAACGGCTCCCCTGCGCCGAGTGGAGGTGTTCGATATTCAGATCTTGGACTGGCAGGGAGGAGAAAAATCGGAATTGGAGGTTGCGATCGCATGTGGTCCTGGCACTTATATTCGCTCTATCGCCAGGGATTTAGGTGAGGTTTTGGGGACTGGGGCCACCTTGGCCCAACTCACGCGCACCCTAAGTTGTGGCTTTGCCCTCGCCGACAGTTTGACCTTTGAAACATTAGCAGAGCAGGTTCAAGCCGGAACATTTTCACCCCTGGAGCCATCTTTTTCCCTACAACAACCGATTCTTCATTTGCCTCCGGCAGAGGCCCAGCGTTTTTGCTGGGGGCAAAAGCTTCCTCAAGATTGTGCAGATGGCATGATGCAGGTGCATGACACTAGCAATCGCTTTTTAGGGATGGGGGAAATCATCGATGGGCTGCTCAAACCCAAGGTCGTATTGCCCGCACAATAAAAATTGTGCCGATGACACCACTCCTAAAAGCAGCAATGCTATACTCTGAGCCAAAATTATCGTTTCCTCCTCTCCAAACTTCACTATGCGCCGGTTCACGTCGAATTCCCCTCTTTTTAAAGGTCTAGTCTTATTCATCGGAGCATTGGTCTGCATCCTTGCCCTTCATACCAATGCCGTTAGCCAAACGGCTCGCTCGGAGCTAGCTAACTTTCGACCGATCACCGTCTGGCGACCCGCCCATGAGACGAATTTTGGTAAACGGTATCCCAAAGACATTTACGGTCGGCCTGTAAACAATGAGCCGATTGTGGTGCTTCATGAAACGGTCAGTTCTGGAGCCAGTACTATCCGCTTCTTTCAGACGCCTCATTACAATGAAGCCGAACAAGCCAGCTACCACGATCTAATTATCCGCAACGGCACGATTGTCCACATCGTATCTAGGGAGAATCGGGCATTTGGTGCAGGGAATTCAGTTTTTAATGGCCCTAACGGCCCTGAGAGCGTCAAAACTCATAAGATCTATTCCGCTTCGGTCAATAATTTTGCTTATCATATTTCCCTAGAAACCCCCCCTGATGGCCGGCATAATGGCAATCGTCACAGCGGTTATACCCAAGCCCAATACAAATCCCTTGCCTATTTGGTGGCGAATAGTCAGATTCCCATGTCCCGAGTCACCACCCACAAAGGCGTCGATCGGTCTGGCAGCCGCAGAGATCCTCGGAGTTTTAACAATCGCTACTTTACCAGTCTGGTTCAACGGTTTAGTCAGGTGAATAACGCTAAAGCAATCAGTCAAACTCCCCCAGCTTTTGTGGAAGCCGAGCCGCCGAACCTCAACATCCCATAAACCCTACTTTGAACAAGGCCGCCTGCATCAATATTGGTGCAGGCCTATTTGCTGTAAAGGATTATCTCTTAGCGCCTAGGATTTTGCCTCCTTCTCAGGATTCTCATCAATCCCTTAGGGTCTCTTCAGCAAATTACTGGGACTCACCCAGATCGCCATCATTCCAGCTTCAGATACCCCACGTACATTAAAGACATTGAAGTTGGAGAACAAACATGACCCGCATTCATCAAGTCGCTTTTTCAGTCGTCACAAGCTTCACCGTCCTCAGCATTGGTATTGCATCCTCGGCACTTGCTGAAACGATTACCGTCACCCGTGGTCCTAATGGCGCTTCCCATCAAGTCAAAGTAGACCGTATCCCTCAAGATGCTCAGGTTCAGCCCGATACACCTGCAACCTCAGTACCAGCAGTCACCACAAAAGGACCCAATGGTGCTCCTCAGATTGTTCAATCCGAGGCTCGCTCAGTCGCTGCACAACCGTCAGGTAACCTACAAGTCGTTAAGCGCGGTCCGAATGGTGCAGCCCATATTGCCAATTAGGCCCATTGATCCAAGCTGATACTCAAGTTGTCACCACATACCAGAGCTGATTTTACCCCCCAATAATCAGCTCTTTTCTCCATATCAACTTTGCGTTTTTCTCCAACAGATCCCTTACGACTGAGGGGTATGCCCCTTGGTCGTAGGCTTTTCTTCTGGCGTCGCTTTTGCAAGACCTCCTTCGCAACCTGGAAATGCATCGACGTTAACGCTGTTATGCTCAGCAACCTTTCACATGATGTTTTGAGGTTCGTGAGCATCATTCGCTACCTTTAAGGCAACCAGAGGGGTTGAACACCTGGGAGCAATTTCTGGGGTTTTGTCTTCTTAAAGAACACAGCGTTAGTCTCCTGTAATGGATATAGCCATACTTGACTTTCACTGACCGTTTGCCCTACTGAATTCAGAACAACGCTCTGGCTGGGCTTATCGGTAACGGTCACCTCTTCATAGAGTAGGGCTGAACCATCGGGAGCAAGGCTAAGGGTTCCGCTGGACTGTTTAGGAATCGTCATCAAACGCTGTTGTTTGCCAGTCTCTAGTTCAATTGCACTGATGTGCAGATCAAAATTGGCTGTTTGACTGCGATTAAAGGTCGTATATAAACAGTAAACGGTTTGTGTACTGGGATTAATCTCTGCATCTAAGAGATACCCCCCAATCTTTAGTAATTCTTGTTCTTGACCTTGATTGGATAACAGGTAGAGAGACCGAGTGGAGTCAGGATTATTTTGGGCCATCAAGGCTGCAGAACCATCCCTGGCAAAATTGAGAATTTGGTCAAACTTGGGCCAAAAATCGACGGGTTTACTTTTTGCATCCCCATTTAGCGACACCATCGCTACACCTTGATTTTGAGAAATAACCAAGGTTTGACCATCGGGCGTAATTAAAAATTGGCCATCCGCATTATGTTTCAATCGACGCGGGGGTGCTGCATCTGTTAACACCCAAAGACTGATGGGTTCATTTTCCCGGCGACTAAACTGTTGGACGATCAGAACTTCTCCATTGGGGGTGATATCAAAGTCTAGGAGTTGATAGTCTTGATTTTCTAATAAGAGCTGATATTGCGGTTGGGCCTCTTGAGAGGCTAAGGAAACAGCATAGAGTTTTTGCTCAAATAAATCTTGATTGGCATTTCCGCGATCGATGGCGGTAAATAGAATGCGATTTCGGGTGGGATCTGCTTTAAAATCCAGCACGGTCAACGTTGCTGGCGTTAGGATCTGATGGGTGTTTTGAGTGAGATTATGCAGGACTAAACGGCCATTTTCTTCCCCATCGATACCAAGCAAGACTAAGGTGCGATCTCGGCTACGAAACTGTCCCGTAAACGGCTGCATTTTAACCGCCTCCTCAGGATCACCACGAGTAGCAGCCGTCGCCTGGTCAAGGGTGACTTGAAACGACTGACCATAGGGAATGGGTTGGTTAAGGGTATAGGCTAAGCGACGACCAGACCAGCTAAACTTGCCCGGAATGGGGGGCTGAATCTTTAAATTCTCCGTCGCCGATTGCCAATCCATGGCTCGATTGAAGGTGAGAATAAACGCCGAGTCTTCCACCCCAATCTGCTGATCTTGCCAGCTAAACTCGCGGACCTTGGGAAAAGTATGGTCCCCGCTCCAGATAATTCCTCCAATCACCAGACTCAACACCACAATCATGGCAATGGCCATGCGATCTAAAGGGTGCGAATTAGACCAACGGTTTACCCCAATCCACGGGTGCTTCCAATTATCCTTACCCAATGTCATTCGTTTCTATGATTTTGATGTACCCATCTACACTCTCCGTTCCTGGCTGATCAATCAGAAGGTTGTATCAGATTGGGTCTGTCATAACATTGGCATCTTTGCTTCGGCAAGGGATTTAACATCATTTCCATCTTGTTTCTGATAAGCTGAATGCAACTTTTGGGATATTACCGTCGTCGTGCAGTTGTAAAGCCATTAGTACAAACATTATTGCCTAATCAAGGGGATAGATTATGTGTGTTGGATGCTACGCCATGCCAATTATGACGTTGGTATCGCCAGGGCCAGAAGCGCCACCTGCAACAGCGGTTCCCTTGATTGACTCGCCCGAAGCCAAGGTTATGCAGGTTCAACCCCAAGTTAGCGCAACCCAGGTCAGAGCTGACATTTCCACAATGATTGCGCGGTTGCCCGATTCTGCGGACTCGGTCATTCTACGAGAAGAATTTACAGCGGTTTATCAACGCTTAGAAGGCGTCACCAATGTAGATGAAGCCAATACGATTGTGGGCGAGGGTATGCTGAATATTGCCGATCGTTTGGGAACGAATCCCAATGCAGATCGGGTGATCAAGATTTTGTATGAAATCCAAGAACCTGAAGCTCAAAAACAAGCAACCCATCCTTTACTCAAACAATCCGCTTGGGGCTGGATTTCCTAAAGAACGGTTTGAATATTCAAGGCTGAAAAGCCGTGCAGTCCTTAGGGCATATTAGTTTCAATGCCTCTCAGCATGTTTTGGCATCGCCAACACGCCAGGGTTAAGCCATTGGCAAACTGGCTATACTGGATTAAACCTTCATCACAAGGCTTTAGGAATGATCGATCAAAAAAATATTCTGACGACGTTAGGATGCTCAGGCTCTCTATTGCTGGCTTTAGCGATACCCCAGTCGGCCTCGGCAACGGCCAATATCCAGAATCAGATCGAGGCTGAGCAGGGTTTCCCCGCTGCGGAAATGTCTCAAAGCGATCGCATCGAGGATGCCATTGGTTGTGGCTGTGCCATCTGCCAAAGAGCTCCCATCGAAACCGGTCTGTAAATCCGGTCATACTCTAGACTTTAGCTTTTAGTCATCATTAGATTGGTGTAGTGTTTCCCTGTAAAAAGGGGAGAATCACAGGTGCAATTGCATCACCAAACTCTTCCGCCATACCCAGACTCCCAGGTAAGTAAGCAGCTTGAATATTCGGCAACTTAGCCATCGCTTCCATTTCAGCTTTGGATCTAGGCGGGGCTTGCTCTCCCACGATTACCATGACTGGCTCAGGTTGTTGCGCCAAGCCAGCTAAGAATTCTTCTCGCTCATCCACTGGATCTAAGCCCCCTGTGACAAAGGCTGCTGGTGCATACCGAGCACCGGGTTGCTGAGTATTTTGATAGCGCTTAGCGATATAGTCAGAGGTCAATTGGGTTTCATCCACAAAGACATGACGGCGATACATCCATTTCAAAAACCCAGGACGAGTATTCAGCCCATATAGTGCTGAACCGACTACAGGTGCGCTCACTAACTGGCGAATCCCTCGACGCATTGCTACGGGTGCACCCATGACCGCCAGTGGACCTCGCCAGGTCGGCGCAATCAAGACCATTCGCGACCAAGACTGGAGGGTAAGCGCATACCCAGCAGCATGGCCTGCTGCCACAACAGCCACCTCTTGGGGAAAGGTGTCCTTAACAAAAGCCTTCAGAAATTGACGATAGACATCCGGCTGGTAGGGAAGTGCAGGACGGTCGGAATCACCAAATCCCGGCCAGTCTAAAAGCGTAACCTGAAAATGAGAGGCTAAGGCCTGGGCTAAGGTTGCCAGTTCTGCCCGAGTAGACACCGTACTAAAGGCGGGCAATAGTAATACTGAAGGACCGGATCCAAAGGTTTCAGTGGCAATGTTTAGGGTGTGATTTTGCCATTGCCAGGTGTAGATGTCCAGTTGCATAAGTGTTAGGGAGACTGGAAGTCCTACTCTACTTGATTTCTTCAGGCTGTGATCACTCTTTCTAGTATCGATAGCATCCAGCCCCAAAGTGATAAGCCGCAACTTATTCTGAAAGCAGGCTTGACCACGACAACAGTAGTTGAGGTTGTCTAATTTTTGAGCAGCCCATCCGAGCTTAAAAGCCGTCTATACGTCTTTGGCAGTGCTCAAGGATATGTTCATGTCAGGGGTTTAAGAGCGGTGGCGACAATTAATTCTCGTTACCTATCGCTCAATAACGATAACAACTTTATTGAGCCTATAAGAATAGATTGACCTTAATTTTTAATCAATCAAACTTTTAAGATTTGGGGAGCAAAAAAGCATGTGAATTGCCTTGCTTTTTTTGCCAAGTCGATTATTGCTCGGGGGAGATGGCCCGAATAACCGATATTGAGAGTCAATTCTTTCTCTTTATTGCTAACAAAAACTGGTGAAGTGATAACTAAACCTGGGTATTACAAAGGAACAGGATACCTTCTAACCTTTAACCCAGGCGAATCTTAGTTCACAATCAATTTTTATCCAATTTGGAGATTAATCCAAATTGAAGCTGCTACTCCTATACCCGCCCAAACTAACAATAACTTAGGCCAAGGACTTGGATTTGTGTTACTCATAATATAAAAATTTTAAACATTACTAAAAGACTTAACAAAACCCAACTAAGTTGTCAAGGATGACGTTCTAATGAGGATCTTTGGAAAATCGGGGCAAGCTTGTCAGTACGTCAATAACAGTATTACAAGCAGATTGACCCACGTTAACCGACCTTAACGCAATGCTATGGATCCACCGTCCTTTGGCAGGTAGGATGCAGTCGTTAGGAGAGTGATTAAAATCGGGGAAAGCGCTGATATACCGTCTTTTTAACAACACTTTTTAGGTAAAGATTGAGTCAATTGGTGGAAACCCCAAAACCTCGGCTATGACTGGAGGTTACCTATCACAGCAATCTCTCTTTGAAGTAAGGGTTAGGGAAGCTGGAAGTCTTACTCGACATTGATTTTCCCTAGTTTTAAGAACTGTCTTGCAAAAGTCCTCCAATCCTCTAGCCCATCAAGTTTTTATAAGCTGGGCAGGTTTGAAACTCATATTGTAAAATGATAATCATTATCACAACGACAAACCTCACCTCTTCCATTGCTTGTGAATCATCGGATTGATATTGCCATTATTGGGGCAGGTCCTCAGGCGCTTACACTCGTTACCCATTTACTTCAGAAAAAGCCTGCTCTTAAGAGTCGCCTCCAGATTTTTGACCCCAGCGGCACCTGGATGGTCCAGTGGCGACAACAATTTGCAGCTCAGGAGATTCCCTATTTACGCTCGCCTGGCGTTCATCACCCGGATGTGAAGCAAACCCTGTTTAACTTTGCTGAACATCGCCAAGAGGAGTTGTATTACCCTTACAATCGCCCTGGGACCCAACTGTTTCAGGATTTTTGTGAGACGGTTATTGATCGGTGGAAATTACGGGATCAGGTGACTGCCGCTCAGGTGGTTCAACTAACGCCGTTGGCAAAGGGATTTCAGCTGCAGCTGGATACGGGGGAACAGGTTGAGGCCCGGCGAGTGGTGTTGGCAACGGGTGGGGGAGCCGCCCAGGTCCCCGGTTGGACCGCCGAAGTGAATCCACATCCACCCGGACGGTTGTGCCATAGCCAGGATATTAATCTGCCCAAGCTACCCGATCTAAGGGGTGAGACGATTCTGATGATTGGCAGTGGTCAATCCAGCGCTCATTTGGCCGTGGGGGCAATTAAGCGCGGAGCCAAGGTTTTGATGATGGCTCGACGAACCCTGAACGAAAAACTGTTTGATGCAGAACCGGGATGGCTGGGACCAAAGTATCTCAAGGGATTTCAGGCAGAACCTGACTGGCAGGTGCGCTGGCAAATGATCCAAGACGCTCGCAATGGTGGATCTATCGCCCCTGAATTACTAACCCAGTTACGGCGGTTGTCCCAGTCCGGCCAAATCACCTTTTATGAACAGTGCCAGGTGTCTCGTGCCCTTTGGCAACATGAAGCCTGGCAGGTGCAGTGTAATGTGACCAATACTCATGATTGTCTGGCCCATCAGCAGATCAAGCGGATCTGGTTAGCCACGGGCACCGCCACGGATATCACGGCTCATCCTTTGATGGGTGAGGTACTGGTGCGATACCCCAACCAGATTGTTAACGGATTGCCAGTGCTAGATGAACATTTGCGCTGGCCCGGATGCGATCTGTTTTTGATGGGACCCTGGGCCGCATTGCACGTGGGTCCTGTCGCTCGAAATTTGCATGGTGGACGGATGGCTTGTGAACGTATTGTTCCAGCACTCACCAAAGCCAGTGTTGCCCGAAGCGTGATTCATTCCCCCAGATAAGCATCTCCGCTTATTCTGATGGTATGTTTCGCCCTTTCCCGGTCTTCCATTATGTCTGTTGATCCGTCTCTACCCCCTGCCCTTGCCAAAATCGTGAAGCGCTTCCAATCCATTACAGATACCAAGCGTCGGTATGAGTATTTACTGTGGTTTGCCAAGCAACTCCCGCCTTTTCCAGAGGCTGATAAGCAGCCTGACAATAAAGTCGTGGGTTGTGTATCTCAGGTGTATGTCACGGCAACGATAGAGAATGGTCTCGTTCATTTCCAAGGTGACTCGGACGCCCAAATGACCAAAGGGTTAGTGGGGTTACTGATTAAAGGGTTGGATGGGCTACCCCCAGAACAAATCGCTCGGGTCACGCCTGACTTTATCCAACAAACCGGACTCAATGTGAGCTTGACGCCGTCTCGGGCCAATGGGTTCTACAACATCTTCACGACTCTACAGCGGCTCGCCCTGACGCTCTCAGCTGCATCATCAGATTCTTTCCCCACTCAGCAATCGGAGGATACCATTGACTAATTCTTCTACAAGCATCCAACCATCCCCATCCCTCGACATCAAGCTGCCCAAAAAAGGCATGCCTGTTACGATTATTACGGGGTTTTTGGGGAGCGGCAAAACCACGCTCCTTAACCATATTCTCAATACCAGCCAAGACCTGAAGGTGGCTGTACTGGTCAATGAGTTTGGCGATATTGATATTGACAGTCAGTTGTTGACCACCATTGATCAAGATATGGTTCAGCTGACCAATGGCTGTATCTGCTGCACCATCAATGACGACCTGGTGGAGGCGGTCTATTCCGTCCTAGAACGTGAGGAAAAAATTGATCATGTCGTTATCGAAACCACGGGGGTAGCGGATCCGCTACCGATTATTCTCACCTTTGTCAGTTCCCAACTGAAAGACGTCACGACGTTAGATTCCATTATTACCTTGGTGGATTCAGAAACCTTTACCCCAGAATGTTTTCAGAGTGAAGCGGCTTTGAATCAAATCACCTTTGGCGATATTGTCGTTCTCAACAAAACTGACCTGACCACCGAGCAAAAGGTGGAAGAACTAGAGGAGTGGATTCGTGAACGCAAATGGGGTGCACGATTATTGCGATCGCAACAGGGCCAAGTTCCCCTACCCCTAATTCTGGATACCGCTCTCTTTGATCCAAAGGCGTATGAAGCGGAAGCCAAAGCCTTTGCAGAGCAAGAGGCGCACCACGATCATGACC
The genomic region above belongs to Acaryochloris sp. CCMEE 5410 and contains:
- a CDS encoding SufE family protein, encoding MSVDPSLPPALAKIVKRFQSITDTKRRYEYLLWFAKQLPPFPEADKQPDNKVVGCVSQVYVTATIENGLVHFQGDSDAQMTKGLVGLLIKGLDGLPPEQIARVTPDFIQQTGLNVSLTPSRANGFYNIFTTLQRLALTLSAASSDSFPTQQSEDTID
- a CDS encoding GTP-binding protein, which gives rise to MTNSSTSIQPSPSLDIKLPKKGMPVTIITGFLGSGKTTLLNHILNTSQDLKVAVLVNEFGDIDIDSQLLTTIDQDMVQLTNGCICCTINDDLVEAVYSVLEREEKIDHVVIETTGVADPLPIILTFVSSQLKDVTTLDSIITLVDSETFTPECFQSEAALNQITFGDIVVLNKTDLTTEQKVEELEEWIRERKWGARLLRSQQGQVPLPLILDTALFDPKAYEAEAKAFAEQEAHHDHDHHGHDHDHHHHHDHDHHHHSDHLTVDGFSSMVFESDRPFILEKMQAFVTDQLPEEVFRAKGFMWFEKNTSRYIFQLSGKRYTMDADQWPNAPKNQLVFIGRNIDTAQLKQLLTDCLAS